From a region of the Fusarium verticillioides 7600 chromosome 9, whole genome shotgun sequence genome:
- a CDS encoding dihydrolipoamide acetyltransferase component pyruvate dehydrogenase complex: MLSAALRRRVLAPTHSALRTGFAAHVVRHYASFPEHQVIKMPALSPTMQAGNIGAWQKKPGDSIAPGDVLVEIETDKAQMDFEFQEEGVIAKILKDAGEKDIAVGSPIAVLVEEGTDISAFEKFSVEDAGGDAAKPAAPKKEEKSESKSESASAPEPTPEPQQYQSQGRLQTALDRLPNISASAKRLAREKGISIDGLKGTGKNGQITEEDVKKASSTPAASSAPSASYEDIPISGMRKTIANRLVESTQTNPHFYVTSSISVSKLLKLRQALNSSADGKYKLSVNDFLIKAIAVASRKVPQVNSSWRDGNIRQFNNVDVSVAVSTPTGLITPIVTGVEGRGLEAISSQVKSLAKKARDGKLKPEEYQGGTISISNMGMNPAVDHFTAVINPPQAAILAVGTTKKVAIPAENEAGVEFDDQITLTASFDHKVVDGAVGAEWLKELKQVLENPLELLL, translated from the exons ATGCTCAGCGCCGCTCTCCGAAGGCGCGTTCTCGCCCCTACCCACAGCGCCCTGCGAACCGGCTTCGCTGCCCACGTTGTGCGACACTATGCCTCGTTCCCCGAGCAccaggtcatcaagatgcCCGCTCTGTCGCCCACCATGCAGGCTGGTAACATTGGCgcttggcagaagaagcccGGCGATTCGATTGCCCCTGGTGATGTCCTGGTAGAGATTGAGACCGACAAGGCCCAGATGGACTTCGAGTTCCAGGAGGAGGGTGTCATtgccaagatcctcaaggaTGCTGGTGAGAAGGATATTGCCGTTGGAAGC CCCATTGCCGTCCTTGTTGAGGAAGGTACCGATATCTCCGCCTTCGAGAAGTTCTCCGTTGAGGACGCTGGTGGTGACGCCGCTAAGCCCGCTGcccccaagaaggaggagaagtcCGAGTCCAAGTCTGAGTCCGCTTCCGCCCCCGAGCCTACTCCTGAGCCTCAACAATACCAGTCTCAGGGCCGTCTCCAGACTGCTCTCGACCGTCTCCCCAACATCTCCGCTTCCGCCAAGCGACTTGCCCGTGAGAAGGGCATTAGCATCGACGGCCTCAAGGGTACTGGTAAGAACGGTCAGAtcaccgaggaggatgtcaagaaggccaGCAGCACCCCCGCCGCCAGCAGCGCCCCCAGTGCTTCCTACGAGGACATTCCCATCAGCGGCATGCGCAAGACCATTGCCAACCGCCTGGTCGAGTCCACCCAGACCAACCCTCACTTCTACGTCACCAGCTCCATCTCCgtcagcaagctcctcaagctccgCCAGGCTTTGAACAGCTCTGCCGATGGCAAGTACAAGCTCTCCGTCAACGAtttcctcatcaaggctatcGCTGTCGCCAGCCGCAAGGTTCCCCAGGTCAACTCCAGCTGGCGCGACGGTAACATCCGCCAGTTCAACAACGTCGACGTCTCTGTTGCCGTTTCCACACCCACTGGTCTCATCACCCCTATCGTCACCGGTGTTGAGGGCCGTGGCCTCGAGGCCATCTCTAGCCAGGTCAAGTCtctcgccaagaaggctcgtgatggcaagctcaagcctgaggagTACCAGGGTGGTAccatttccatctccaacatggGCATGAACCCCGCCGTTGACCACTTCACTGCTGTTATCAACCCTCCCCAGGCTGCCATCCTCGCTGTTggcaccaccaagaaggTTGCCATCCCCGCCGAGAACGAGGCCGGTGTTGAGTTCGACGACCAAATCACCCTTACTGCCAGCTTCGACCACAAGGTCGTTGACGGTGCTGTCGGTGCTGAGTggctcaaggagctcaagcaggttcttgagaaccctcttgagcttcttctgtaa